A DNA window from Niabella yanshanensis contains the following coding sequences:
- a CDS encoding MFS transporter — protein MSTNWKIKLSLYINYFVFAILLNSVGIVIAKSINVYGVNEKAASVLEAFKDLPIAIVSFFVASFLPRIGYKRAMLIALGIVFIGCLGMRFGNSFWAAKMMFLSVGVSFALIKLSVYSLVGVVTDSPRQHSALMSSVEGFFMVGIASAYFLFPAFYSETDANAWLNVYLFLCGGILLSFLFLVVSNVQIPAPTAGANWKEDIKSSLSLIAVPLVLVFICSAFFFVMIEQGIMTWLPRFNEKIFSFSEKLSVQMASLLAISLAVGRFVAGWLSKKISWAVIVIGCALLSIALLLAILPQLNVAAHVTRLVSISDVPVLGFMLPLIGLFIAPIYPLLNSTVLSHLPKNLHSPMSGLIIIFSALGGTLGSRIVGILFGEVGGVKAFYVLLIPMGLLIVSVLVIQWIIKKSRSVAAV, from the coding sequence ATGTCAACTAACTGGAAAATCAAGCTATCGCTTTACATCAACTATTTTGTTTTTGCTATACTGCTCAATAGCGTGGGTATTGTTATAGCCAAATCTATTAACGTATATGGCGTTAATGAAAAAGCCGCATCTGTATTGGAGGCATTTAAAGATCTGCCCATTGCCATTGTATCTTTTTTTGTTGCTTCTTTTTTACCGCGCATTGGTTATAAAAGAGCAATGCTGATTGCGCTGGGAATTGTGTTTATAGGCTGTTTAGGCATGCGCTTTGGCAATAGCTTTTGGGCTGCCAAAATGATGTTCCTGTCGGTAGGGGTGAGCTTTGCTCTGATCAAATTATCGGTGTATAGTTTGGTGGGTGTGGTTACCGATAGTCCCCGGCAACATTCAGCTTTAATGAGCTCCGTAGAAGGCTTTTTTATGGTAGGCATTGCCAGTGCTTATTTCCTGTTCCCCGCTTTTTATTCAGAAACTGACGCCAATGCCTGGCTGAATGTATACCTGTTCCTTTGCGGCGGCATACTATTGTCGTTTTTGTTTCTTGTTGTATCGAATGTACAGATACCTGCGCCCACTGCAGGCGCTAACTGGAAGGAAGATATCAAAAGCTCTTTATCATTGATTGCAGTGCCTTTAGTGCTTGTTTTTATCTGTTCTGCTTTTTTCTTTGTAATGATTGAGCAGGGCATTATGACCTGGTTGCCGAGGTTTAATGAAAAGATCTTTTCTTTTTCTGAAAAGCTAAGTGTACAGATGGCTTCGCTGCTGGCTATATCGCTGGCGGTGGGGAGATTTGTGGCCGGATGGTTGTCAAAAAAAATATCCTGGGCAGTTATTGTTATTGGCTGTGCGCTGCTTTCTATTGCCTTATTGCTGGCTATATTGCCGCAGCTCAATGTTGCTGCTCATGTTACCCGGTTGGTCAGTATTTCAGATGTGCCGGTGCTGGGTTTTATGTTACCGCTGATAGGCTTGTTTATTGCACCTATTTATCCTTTACTCAATTCTACGGTATTAAGTCATTTGCCGAAGAACCTGCATTCTCCTATGTCCGGCCTCATTATTATTTTTTCAGCATTAGGTGGTACCCTCGGTTCGCGGATCGTGGGTATATTGTTTGGAGAAGTAGGAGGAGTGAAGGCTTTTTACGTATTGCTGATCCCAATGGGGTTGCTGATTGTTTCAGTGTTGGTGATACAATGGATTATTAAGAAGAGCCGGTCTGTTGCGGCGGTGTAG
- a CDS encoding RagB/SusD family nutrient uptake outer membrane protein codes for MKSKYLLYTLMLGSVITGSVSCTKLAEEFKGELGEGNSNVDPGGLLVTAYTSLNTPYQQEQRWVMQEISTDAAMAPTRGGDWDDNGMHRAIHLHTWNADNGYMNNTFVSLGTAIYNATNVLKYSPSAQQAAEAKFIRALAMFDMIDLYGVVPVREGAALEDFRIAPEVLQPQAAIDYMVKDLNEILDSLPANGPTAAYVANRNAAKVLLMKIYLNKGAFLNRQAPTFAAEDMNRVITLAKEITASGLYTVSGAGKYFDNFAPDNDVKSTENIYTLLNKNGERGGNVDRAWNTIAHYNMTPGGWNGWCTLSDYYDKFAANDERRGIYYNYAADTTYNKTKGFKRQNVGFFAGQQYNWKTNEPLMARNPANAPLVFTREVTIRTSGATLETAGIRPMKYAFDYSVTGQRNNDWVVYRYSDVLLMQAEAILRGGTGTAGEALGLVNGIRANRGVAAFGSLTLDNLLDERARELYWEGWRRQDLIRFGKFLVAWQEKAADPDPKTLVYPIPSQQIAVNPNLKQNTGY; via the coding sequence ATGAAATCTAAATACTTATTATATACATTAATGTTAGGGTCGGTTATTACAGGCAGTGTATCCTGTACCAAACTGGCAGAAGAATTTAAAGGTGAGCTGGGGGAAGGCAATAGTAATGTTGATCCAGGAGGTCTTTTGGTAACGGCCTATACTTCTCTTAATACGCCTTATCAACAAGAGCAACGTTGGGTAATGCAGGAAATATCTACCGACGCTGCAATGGCACCTACCCGAGGTGGAGACTGGGATGATAATGGTATGCACCGGGCCATTCACCTGCATACCTGGAACGCCGATAACGGTTATATGAATAATACTTTCGTAAGCCTGGGCACAGCCATTTATAATGCTACCAATGTGTTGAAGTATAGCCCCAGTGCCCAACAGGCTGCCGAAGCTAAATTTATAAGAGCTTTAGCTATGTTTGATATGATAGACCTGTATGGTGTGGTTCCGGTAAGAGAGGGAGCAGCTTTGGAAGATTTCAGGATCGCTCCCGAAGTGTTGCAGCCGCAAGCCGCTATCGATTATATGGTGAAAGACCTGAATGAGATTTTGGACAGCTTACCCGCCAATGGGCCTACCGCTGCTTATGTAGCCAACCGTAATGCAGCCAAAGTATTGCTGATGAAAATATACCTGAATAAAGGTGCTTTTTTAAACCGGCAGGCGCCGACATTTGCGGCTGAAGATATGAACCGGGTAATTACATTAGCCAAAGAAATCACAGCATCTGGCTTGTACACCGTATCAGGCGCCGGTAAATACTTCGATAACTTCGCACCGGATAATGATGTAAAGTCTACCGAGAATATTTATACCTTATTGAATAAAAACGGAGAAAGGGGCGGGAACGTAGATCGCGCCTGGAACACTATTGCACACTATAATATGACGCCCGGGGGATGGAATGGCTGGTGCACTTTATCTGACTACTATGATAAGTTTGCTGCAAACGATGAAAGGCGTGGTATTTATTATAATTATGCTGCAGATACCACTTATAATAAAACAAAAGGCTTTAAAAGACAAAATGTTGGCTTTTTTGCAGGACAGCAGTATAACTGGAAAACGAATGAACCTTTAATGGCCCGGAACCCTGCTAATGCGCCATTGGTATTTACCCGTGAAGTAACCATACGCACATCGGGCGCTACGCTGGAAACGGCGGGCATACGCCCTATGAAATATGCATTCGACTATAGCGTTACAGGACAGCGTAATAATGACTGGGTTGTGTATCGCTATTCGGATGTGCTGCTGATGCAGGCAGAAGCTATATTAAGAGGTGGCACCGGAACTGCAGGCGAAGCGCTGGGCCTGGTAAACGGCATAAGAGCTAACCGGGGCGTTGCTGCTTTTGGTTCCTTAACATTGGACAACTTGTTAGACGAACGTGCCCGTGAGCTGTATTGGGAAGGCTGGAGAAGGCAGGACCTGATCCGCTTTGGAAAATTCCTGGTGGCATGGCAGGAGAAAGCTGCTGATCCAGATCCTAAGACTTTGGTGTACCCAATACCAAGTCAGCAGATCGCGGTAAATCCTAATTTGAAACAAAATACAGGTTATTAA
- a CDS encoding SusC/RagA family TonB-linked outer membrane protein — protein MERPPLWMGRITKIAGVLLLLQFLFAFNSYAQSGTISGKVSSDKGEALAGATVVVVEKNLSISVGSDGSFSFSKLEDGSYTVTASFVGYASGTQSVNIADGKAQTVDFTLTPVTQSIDEVVVIGYGTARKKDLTGSMVTISERNFNKGIMTNPDQLIQGKTPGVMVINNTGQPGGSVTVRIRGNSSIRASNNPLFVLDGVPMSGNSPLPEGRGGFSSDRGNPLTYLNPGDIASMDILKDASATAIYGSRGANGVVIITTKKGKAGPPVLSVGASAGISNMREYPDVLDAARFREALNFYTPSEAANADFGSDVDAFKAITRNAVTQNYYADVAGGTEHGKYRLSGGYLNQNGIITGSQLKKYTANFTGNFRFLESRRLGLDFSLFLTQTNNQYAPINAMVGSEGNLISQALQWNPTRPLRDENGNLTFINTSTRNPLATIDAFKDRSVTNTMVVNLAPYYKITDDLEYKFIYSVMRQTGNREGIYRAGIIDPANGLNDEQAFISNNGETNQQMTHTLSYNKQVNDDWNINAVAGYEYLDYNFNNNITFGRGFNFVGLDYFDYMQYSTPATREIASYRSPTNQLQSLFVRGGFNYLNRYLFTATARRDGSTKFGANNKYAIFPSLAVAWNIAEEAFLKGNNNISQLKLRLGWGKTGNQEFPSGASLNRLVFGNRSISQANYGNPDLKWETSATINAGIDFSILNNRLYGSIDYFNKKTTDALFEQTLAQPAPAGRVWVNLDGEIVNKGVEIALTGTVVKTQDWTWDLTGNVTFLKNSVSGLVGYYETGALRGQGFSGVLGQRMVNGQPLNVWYLAIHEGIDPQTGMSMYRGADGSISSANDPAINKFYNNSPNPTTLLGISTNVTYKKFSLGANMNGAMGHYLFNNTAATTLGLSNLSLRNIGSSFFNTGVKESTSNSAAPSTRYLEKGNYLKMANLTLGYRVGNIGNALKNFNISLTGQNLFIITKYTGFDPEVNTDGATNGIPSLGIEYLPYPPARTVLLGVSFSL, from the coding sequence ATGGAAAGACCACCTTTATGGATGGGGCGGATTACAAAAATTGCCGGCGTGTTGCTGCTGCTGCAATTTCTTTTCGCCTTTAACAGCTACGCCCAGTCTGGGACCATTAGCGGGAAAGTAAGCTCCGATAAAGGAGAAGCTTTAGCCGGTGCTACAGTAGTGGTTGTGGAAAAAAACTTAAGTATTTCGGTTGGAAGTGATGGCTCTTTTTCTTTCAGCAAATTAGAAGATGGTAGCTATACGGTTACGGCTTCTTTTGTAGGATATGCATCAGGTACCCAATCGGTAAATATTGCAGACGGTAAGGCCCAGACCGTAGACTTTACCTTAACACCGGTTACCCAGAGCATTGATGAAGTAGTAGTGATCGGTTATGGAACAGCAAGAAAGAAAGACCTCACCGGATCGATGGTAACCATCAGCGAAAGAAATTTCAACAAGGGTATTATGACAAATCCCGATCAGCTGATACAGGGTAAAACACCGGGTGTGATGGTGATCAACAATACCGGTCAGCCCGGCGGGTCTGTTACCGTGCGCATCAGGGGTAACTCTTCCATCAGGGCCAGTAATAACCCCTTATTTGTATTAGATGGGGTGCCTATGTCGGGTAACTCACCGCTGCCTGAAGGCAGGGGCGGCTTTTCTTCAGACAGGGGTAACCCGCTTACCTACCTGAATCCCGGCGATATAGCCAGTATGGACATTTTAAAAGATGCCTCAGCTACGGCCATCTACGGTTCACGCGGTGCGAATGGTGTGGTAATTATCACAACTAAAAAAGGTAAGGCCGGCCCTCCCGTATTATCGGTAGGTGCGTCGGCAGGTATCTCTAATATGCGGGAGTATCCTGATGTATTGGATGCCGCCCGGTTCAGAGAAGCGTTGAACTTCTACACTCCTTCGGAAGCCGCCAATGCTGATTTTGGAAGCGATGTAGATGCGTTTAAGGCCATTACCCGTAATGCGGTAACACAAAATTATTATGCGGATGTAGCCGGTGGTACTGAGCATGGTAAGTATCGTCTGTCAGGCGGTTACCTGAATCAAAATGGTATTATTACCGGATCGCAATTGAAAAAGTATACAGCCAACTTTACCGGTAATTTCCGGTTTTTAGAAAGCAGGAGATTGGGACTTGATTTTTCATTGTTCCTTACCCAAACCAATAACCAGTATGCGCCTATCAATGCCATGGTGGGTTCGGAGGGTAACCTGATATCGCAGGCTTTGCAGTGGAACCCTACAAGGCCGTTAAGAGATGAAAATGGTAATCTTACTTTTATCAATACTTCTACCCGCAACCCACTGGCTACTATTGATGCGTTTAAAGATCGCTCGGTAACCAATACCATGGTGGTGAATTTGGCGCCTTATTATAAAATTACCGACGACCTGGAATACAAGTTTATATACAGTGTGATGAGACAAACCGGTAACCGGGAAGGGATTTACAGAGCAGGTATCATCGATCCTGCTAACGGTTTAAATGATGAGCAGGCATTCATATCCAACAATGGCGAAACCAACCAGCAGATGACGCATACACTTTCTTATAACAAGCAGGTGAACGATGACTGGAATATTAATGCGGTTGCCGGTTATGAATATCTGGATTATAATTTCAATAATAATATCACTTTTGGACGAGGGTTTAATTTTGTTGGGCTGGACTATTTCGATTATATGCAGTATTCTACTCCTGCCACAAGAGAAATAGCTTCTTATAGAAGTCCAACCAATCAATTACAGTCGCTTTTTGTCAGAGGGGGTTTTAATTACCTGAATCGTTATTTATTTACGGCTACGGCCAGGAGAGACGGATCTACCAAGTTCGGTGCCAATAATAAATATGCTATTTTCCCGTCTTTGGCGGTGGCCTGGAATATTGCTGAAGAAGCATTCTTAAAAGGCAACAATAATATCAGCCAGCTGAAGTTGAGGTTAGGCTGGGGTAAAACCGGTAACCAGGAGTTTCCTTCCGGTGCGTCTTTGAACAGGCTGGTATTTGGCAACCGCAGCATCAGCCAGGCAAACTATGGCAACCCCGATTTAAAATGGGAAACCTCGGCTACCATCAATGCCGGTATCGATTTCTCCATCCTGAACAATCGTTTATATGGATCGATTGATTACTTCAATAAAAAAACTACCGATGCCTTATTTGAGCAAACCCTTGCCCAGCCGGCACCTGCGGGTCGTGTTTGGGTGAACCTGGATGGTGAGATCGTAAACAAAGGTGTGGAGATCGCATTGACAGGGACGGTGGTTAAAACACAAGACTGGACCTGGGACCTGACCGGTAACGTTACCTTCCTGAAAAATAGCGTAAGTGGCCTGGTGGGATATTATGAAACAGGTGCGTTAAGAGGCCAGGGCTTCTCTGGCGTATTGGGTCAGCGTATGGTAAATGGCCAGCCATTGAATGTTTGGTACCTGGCTATTCATGAAGGCATCGACCCTCAAACAGGTATGAGTATGTATCGCGGTGCCGATGGCAGCATCAGCAGTGCCAACGATCCGGCCATCAATAAGTTCTATAATAATAGCCCGAACCCCACAACTTTGCTGGGTATTTCTACCAATGTTACGTACAAGAAATTCAGTTTAGGCGCTAATATGAACGGGGCTATGGGGCATTACCTGTTTAATAATACGGCAGCTACTACGCTTGGTTTGAGTAATCTTTCTCTACGGAATATAGGATCTTCATTTTTCAATACAGGTGTGAAAGAATCTACTTCTAACTCGGCTGCGCCTTCAACCAGATACCTGGAAAAAGGCAACTACCTGAAAATGGCCAACCTTACATTAGGGTACAGGGTAGGTAATATCGGTAATGCTTTGAAGAATTTCAACATTTCGCTTACGGGTCAAAACCTGTTTATCATTACCAAATATACCGGGTTTGATCCTGAAGTGAACACCGATGGAGCAACCAACGGCATCCCTTCTTTAGGTATTGAGTACCTGCCTTATCCGCCTGCGAGAACTGTATTGTTAGGTGTTTCTTTCTCGCTTTAA
- a CDS encoding trehalase family glycosidase gives MIATDTTSAIGALFADVQAQHVFKDQKTFADAEPLFALPYIAAKYANQKNWPGFDLLAFIRENFFIPTSAEANLSSDAGSICDYIHNLWDSLTRFNNLDKGSLIGLPHPYVAPGGRFNELYYWDSYFTMLGLAESGRLDLVEGMVDNFTYLINSIGFIPNANRTYYLTRSQVPFYSSMVRLLQDKKGDAVLVKYREALEKEYGFWMRGAENLNQQPASLHVVKMEDGALLNRYWDTENTPRPEGYALDIALMNKVPGNKNLYRNLRAACESGWDFSSRWLADGNNLHSICTTEIIPIDLNCMLLHLEQTLLDAYTVSGNGSMRRKYETIVAGRIDAIEKYLWNEADGVYKDYHFLKKQHTVSRSLAMLFPLYVGISSSEHAAQVLAFVRAHLLKEGGLLTTDVATDQQWDAPNGWAPLQWIGYKAALRYGDRDLAGAIRSNWMSNIEYRFAQTGKLMEKYPVMKKYDGKNTGGEYPNQDGFGWTNGVYLKMKNA, from the coding sequence ATGATTGCTACGGATACAACCTCAGCCATAGGAGCTTTGTTTGCCGATGTGCAGGCTCAACACGTATTTAAGGACCAGAAAACTTTTGCTGATGCAGAACCGTTGTTTGCATTGCCATATATTGCCGCCAAGTATGCGAATCAGAAAAATTGGCCAGGCTTTGATCTTTTAGCTTTTATAAGAGAAAACTTTTTTATTCCCACCAGCGCCGAAGCCAATTTGTCTTCAGATGCCGGCTCCATATGTGACTATATCCATAATCTTTGGGACAGCTTAACACGTTTCAATAATTTGGATAAAGGCTCCCTGATAGGATTGCCGCATCCGTATGTGGCTCCGGGCGGACGGTTTAATGAATTATACTATTGGGACAGCTATTTTACGATGCTGGGATTGGCCGAAAGCGGCCGGTTGGACCTGGTAGAAGGGATGGTAGATAATTTCACTTACCTTATTAACAGTATCGGGTTTATACCTAATGCCAATCGTACTTATTATCTCACGCGTTCACAGGTACCCTTTTATTCCTCTATGGTGCGCTTGCTGCAGGATAAAAAAGGAGACGCTGTACTCGTAAAATACAGGGAAGCGCTGGAAAAAGAGTACGGTTTCTGGATGCGGGGTGCTGAAAATCTCAACCAGCAACCAGCCAGCTTACATGTAGTAAAAATGGAAGATGGGGCTTTGTTGAACCGTTATTGGGATACCGAAAACACACCCAGGCCGGAAGGGTATGCATTAGATATAGCTTTAATGAATAAAGTGCCCGGCAATAAAAATTTATACAGGAATTTAAGAGCTGCCTGTGAGTCGGGCTGGGATTTTTCGAGCCGGTGGCTTGCCGATGGTAATAATCTGCACAGTATTTGTACTACAGAAATTATTCCGATAGATCTGAACTGTATGTTGTTGCATCTGGAGCAAACATTATTGGATGCTTATACAGTTTCGGGTAACGGGAGCATGAGACGTAAATATGAAACGATAGTTGCCGGGAGAATTGACGCCATAGAAAAATACTTATGGAACGAAGCGGATGGAGTATATAAAGACTATCATTTTCTGAAAAAGCAGCATACTGTATCAAGATCGCTTGCTATGCTATTCCCGTTGTATGTTGGGATCAGCTCTTCTGAACATGCCGCGCAGGTGCTTGCATTTGTAAGAGCGCACCTGCTAAAGGAAGGCGGACTGTTAACCACCGATGTGGCTACGGATCAGCAGTGGGACGCGCCCAACGGATGGGCTCCTTTGCAATGGATTGGTTACAAAGCAGCTTTGCGGTATGGCGACCGGGATCTGGCCGGGGCTATCCGGAGTAACTGGATGAGCAATATAGAGTACCGTTTTGCACAAACCGGAAAGTTAATGGAAAAGTATCCGGTGATGAAGAAGTACGATGGAAAGAACACCGGAGGCGAATATCCTAACCAGGATGGTTTTGGGTGGACCAATGGCGTTTACCTGAAAATGAAAAATGCGTGA
- a CDS encoding helix-turn-helix domain-containing protein: protein MKIEYEIVKPDKGSSFRLLHHKMVRESDFVWQFHYHPEYEIVFVPQGSGTRHVGNHLSTYHQGDLVLIGSNLPHSGFGLNSSGLHEEMVLQVKPEFIPLHFAEMNQVESLLDRARYGISFYGTTRDHVGDIMAAMVHQPPFQRMIRLLEILEKLAGSEEYTILNSSIVSPALLSKHKARLQKVFSYVEKEYAGEVQVQKAAALVGLSVPSFCNFFKKTTQITFSDFVNQYRIQKSCMLLHQDKSISEICFECGFNNVTYFNRLFKQIMNETPSAFKKKIGSLGEVA from the coding sequence ATGAAAATAGAATACGAAATTGTAAAACCAGACAAGGGAAGCTCCTTCCGGCTTCTGCATCATAAAATGGTGCGTGAGTCCGATTTTGTATGGCAATTTCATTATCACCCCGAATATGAGATTGTATTTGTACCCCAGGGAAGCGGCACCCGGCACGTGGGGAATCATTTAAGTACTTATCACCAGGGAGATCTTGTGCTGATCGGTAGTAATTTACCCCATTCGGGTTTTGGCCTCAACTCGTCGGGGCTGCACGAAGAAATGGTATTGCAGGTAAAGCCTGAGTTTATCCCCCTGCATTTTGCCGAAATGAATCAGGTAGAATCATTGCTTGATCGGGCGAGGTATGGCATTTCATTTTACGGAACGACCAGGGATCATGTGGGCGATATTATGGCAGCGATGGTTCATCAACCACCGTTCCAAAGAATGATCCGGTTACTGGAGATCCTGGAAAAACTGGCTGGATCCGAAGAGTATACTATTCTCAATAGCAGTATTGTTTCACCTGCCTTGCTTTCTAAACATAAGGCGCGGCTGCAAAAGGTTTTTTCTTACGTAGAAAAAGAATACGCAGGTGAAGTACAGGTGCAAAAAGCAGCGGCACTGGTAGGACTGTCGGTACCTTCCTTTTGTAATTTCTTCAAAAAAACCACGCAGATCACTTTTTCTGATTTTGTGAATCAATACCGCATACAGAAATCGTGCATGTTGCTGCACCAGGACAAAAGTATATCTGAGATTTGTTTCGAATGCGGCTTTAACAATGTAACCTATTTTAACCGCCTTTTTAAACAGATCATGAATGAAACCCCTTCGGCTTTTAAAAAGAAGATAGGCAGCCTCGGTGAAGTGGCATAG
- a CDS encoding RecQ family ATP-dependent DNA helicase → MNSLAQETLKEYFGFDHFRPMQEEIVEAALQGNDVLALMPTGGGKSLCYQVPALAKDGLCLVISPLIALMNDQVQNLRKRNITAFSIHAGMQRKDVISVLETAAHSNCKFLYVSPERLETALFKEYLPGLGVNFIAVDEAHCISQWGYDFRPPYLRIVKLRDELPGVPVIALTASATPLVQQDICEKLSVDAENKFRVFRQSFERPNLSYSVFHTDTRINKIISVLKSVQGSAIVYCKTRKRSKEISELLNAQNINADFYNAGLPSEERAEKQERWIKNQIRVIVCTNAFGMGIDKPDVRVVIHADVPDCLENYYQEAGRAGRDGEKSYAVLLYDEMELDALKALPDMRYPGIDIIRGVYRNVVHYLQLPEGEMPGHSYDFNLKDFIKKFSQDIQTTLFGLKALEQNGWLTFNEQVFNPATIRFNIYKNDLYEYEKNFAEYEPLIKILLRTYEGIYDYPVAVSEGYIAHLLKYDIAVVKDQLRKLHLDRVIIYEPQKEDPQVMLTRTRIKTALLQIDTEEHNKRKSIFTERIDKIIDYIKDTDTCRSKIIGNYFGDVKMNDCGICDNCLKKKKSALSQEVFNKISDHLQQLLQTPTTAEEIFRQLSMYHKDHIWTVINFWVDEGKVTIEKNGTILFNP, encoded by the coding sequence ATGAATTCACTGGCGCAGGAAACTCTTAAAGAATATTTTGGTTTCGATCATTTCCGCCCCATGCAGGAGGAAATAGTTGAAGCAGCACTGCAGGGTAACGATGTGCTGGCATTGATGCCCACCGGTGGCGGTAAGTCACTTTGTTACCAGGTACCCGCACTTGCCAAAGACGGCTTATGCCTTGTTATCTCTCCTCTTATTGCGTTAATGAATGACCAGGTTCAGAACCTGAGAAAAAGAAATATTACAGCTTTTAGCATACATGCAGGTATGCAACGTAAAGATGTGATCAGTGTATTGGAAACAGCTGCGCATAGTAACTGCAAATTTTTATATGTCTCGCCCGAGCGGCTGGAGACCGCCTTATTTAAAGAATACCTGCCGGGGCTGGGTGTTAACTTCATTGCGGTTGACGAAGCGCATTGCATATCGCAATGGGGCTATGACTTCCGGCCACCTTATTTACGTATTGTAAAACTACGCGACGAATTGCCGGGGGTACCGGTTATTGCCCTTACCGCTTCAGCCACGCCGTTGGTGCAGCAGGATATTTGTGAAAAGCTTTCTGTTGATGCAGAAAATAAATTCAGGGTATTTCGACAGTCCTTCGAAAGACCAAATCTTTCTTATAGTGTTTTTCATACAGACACCCGTATTAATAAGATCATCTCGGTATTAAAATCAGTTCAGGGTTCAGCTATTGTATATTGTAAAACCAGGAAACGATCAAAGGAAATCAGCGAACTACTCAATGCTCAAAACATCAACGCTGATTTTTATAATGCCGGCCTGCCCTCTGAAGAAAGAGCGGAAAAGCAGGAACGCTGGATTAAAAACCAAATACGTGTAATAGTATGCACCAATGCATTTGGAATGGGTATTGACAAGCCCGATGTGCGTGTGGTAATACATGCCGATGTGCCGGATTGCCTGGAGAATTACTACCAGGAAGCCGGACGTGCAGGGCGCGACGGGGAAAAATCCTATGCAGTATTGCTGTATGATGAAATGGAGCTGGATGCGCTGAAAGCCTTGCCCGACATGCGTTACCCGGGTATCGACATTATCCGGGGTGTATACAGGAATGTAGTGCATTACCTGCAATTACCTGAAGGCGAAATGCCGGGGCATAGCTACGATTTCAACCTGAAGGACTTTATTAAAAAATTTTCGCAGGACATACAAACGACTCTTTTCGGTTTAAAAGCGCTGGAACAAAATGGATGGCTTACGTTCAACGAACAGGTTTTTAACCCTGCCACTATACGTTTTAATATTTATAAAAACGATTTGTACGAATACGAAAAGAACTTCGCCGAATATGAGCCTCTTATCAAAATTCTTTTGCGTACTTACGAGGGTATATATGATTACCCGGTAGCTGTTTCGGAGGGATATATTGCCCATCTTTTAAAATATGATATTGCCGTTGTAAAAGACCAGCTACGCAAGCTACACCTGGACAGGGTGATTATTTACGAGCCGCAAAAAGAAGATCCGCAGGTAATGCTTACAAGAACCCGTATCAAAACGGCATTGCTTCAGATAGATACAGAAGAGCACAATAAGCGGAAAAGCATTTTTACGGAAAGGATTGATAAGATCATCGACTATATTAAAGACACTGATACCTGCCGCAGCAAAATCATTGGTAATTATTTTGGCGATGTTAAAATGAACGATTGCGGCATTTGCGACAATTGCCTGAAAAAGAAAAAATCGGCGTTGTCGCAGGAAGTTTTTAATAAGATTTCAGATCATTTACAACAATTACTGCAAACCCCGACGACAGCTGAAGAAATTTTCAGACAATTAAGCATGTATCATAAAGATCATATCTGGACAGTTATCAATTTTTGGGTAGACGAGGGAAAAGTAACTATAGAAAAAAACGGTACGATCCTTTTTAATCCCTGA
- a CDS encoding Crp/Fnr family transcriptional regulator codes for MNFLSGIIKTDDDIKDFLLQHVNVLELSKGERLRGEQALDRNIYFVESGLLRTFYNEDGKDMTLGFIKENGLVASKETLFLEKPSHNSIEALEASVVNTLSFNSIQKFAETSISVSKLMISVMGTLMINLERRIYALQYMTAKERYYQMMEEEPDILLRAPLGSVASYLGMSQETLSRIRR; via the coding sequence TTGAATTTTTTATCCGGGATTATCAAAACAGACGATGATATTAAGGACTTTTTATTGCAGCATGTTAATGTACTGGAGCTTAGCAAAGGAGAAAGACTAAGAGGAGAACAGGCCCTCGACCGGAATATTTACTTCGTGGAAAGCGGGTTGCTTCGTACCTTTTACAATGAGGATGGAAAAGATATGACGCTTGGCTTTATCAAAGAAAATGGCCTGGTGGCTAGTAAGGAGACCCTGTTCCTGGAAAAGCCGTCTCATAATAGTATAGAGGCACTGGAGGCGTCGGTAGTCAACACACTTAGTTTCAACAGTATTCAAAAATTTGCGGAAACGTCTATATCTGTTTCCAAGCTTATGATCTCGGTAATGGGTACTTTAATGATCAACCTCGAACGCCGCATCTATGCTTTGCAATATATGACAGCTAAAGAACGATATTACCAGATGATGGAAGAGGAACCGGATATTCTTTTGCGTGCTCCTTTGGGATCCGTAGCCAGTTATCTCGGTATGTCGCAGGAAACACTCAGCAGGATACGGAGATGA